One Sporichthya brevicatena DNA window includes the following coding sequences:
- a CDS encoding HypC/HybG/HupF family hydrogenase formation chaperone encodes MTATLPPVSDAALSEDLAAAALAMARRFHAGATLWVAAPDWPSHAHHVAVEFVHPVIVGTRALPAFVLAEADRAAQARVLTQAGDLLCVIARADDPVARDLLLRAPAWGLTTVWIGSGVRPEPGAADHVLWLDTDDPAAPLAGGYVRLYHLLWELTHVCFEHPGLLEPEPPTAEGTCITCSDEGRLGEVVTPPLGPGEAARVRAGLGSEEVDVTLVGEVAIGDLLLVHAGFALARVGSPS; translated from the coding sequence ATGACCGCGACGCTCCCGCCCGTCTCCGACGCCGCACTGTCCGAGGACCTGGCGGCGGCCGCGCTCGCGATGGCTCGCCGGTTCCACGCCGGCGCGACGCTGTGGGTCGCGGCGCCCGACTGGCCCTCGCACGCCCACCACGTCGCGGTGGAGTTCGTGCACCCGGTCATCGTCGGCACGCGTGCCCTGCCCGCGTTCGTTCTCGCCGAGGCTGACCGTGCCGCCCAGGCCCGCGTCCTCACCCAGGCGGGAGACCTGCTCTGCGTCATCGCCCGCGCCGACGACCCCGTCGCCCGCGACCTGCTGCTCCGCGCGCCGGCGTGGGGTCTGACCACCGTGTGGATCGGTTCCGGTGTGCGGCCCGAGCCTGGCGCGGCCGACCACGTGCTCTGGCTCGACACCGACGACCCGGCCGCACCGCTGGCCGGCGGCTACGTCCGGCTCTACCACCTGCTCTGGGAACTGACCCACGTCTGCTTCGAGCACCCGGGGCTGCTCGAACCGGAGCCGCCGACCGCCGAGGGTACGTGCATCACGTGCAGTGACGAGGGCCGCCTCGGTGAGGTCGTCACCCCGCCGCTCGGTCCGGGTGAGGCTGCGCGGGTGCGTGCCGGTCTGGGCAGCGAGGAGGTCGACGTGACCCTCGTCGGCGAGGTTGCGATCGGCGACCTGCTCCTCGTCCACGCCGGCTTCGCGCTGGCGCGCGTGGGGAGCCCGTCATGA
- a CDS encoding HypC/HybG/HupF family hydrogenase formation chaperone produces MCLAVPGRITSIESGGGRVMADVDFVGESRAVCLDYLPDLAVGDYVIVHAGYALTRVTPEEAERTVGLMQEFGLLDEMSES; encoded by the coding sequence ATGTGTCTTGCGGTGCCCGGTCGCATCACATCGATCGAGTCCGGCGGAGGACGAGTCATGGCCGACGTCGATTTCGTGGGGGAGTCGCGCGCCGTGTGCCTCGACTACCTGCCCGATCTCGCCGTCGGGGACTACGTCATCGTCCACGCGGGGTACGCGCTCACCCGGGTGACGCCGGAGGAGGCCGAGCGCACCGTCGGCCTCATGCAGGAGTTCGGCCTGCTCGACGAGATGAGCGAGTCATGA
- a CDS encoding HypC/HybG/HupF family hydrogenase formation chaperone, translated as MCLGIPGQVVEVVDAAGHLAKVDVSGVRRVISTRLLAAQPPDVGDWVLVHVGFAMALIDEAEAKATLDQVQRMGQEYVDEIAAFASSDFGAASGALPEGSVR; from the coding sequence ATGTGCCTGGGGATCCCCGGTCAGGTCGTCGAGGTCGTCGACGCCGCCGGTCATCTCGCGAAGGTCGACGTCAGTGGCGTACGCCGCGTGATCAGCACTCGCCTGCTCGCCGCCCAGCCCCCGGACGTGGGGGACTGGGTCCTGGTGCACGTCGGCTTCGCGATGGCGCTCATCGACGAGGCCGAGGCCAAGGCGACCCTTGACCAGGTCCAGCGCATGGGCCAGGAGTACGTCGACGAGATAGCCGCGTTCGCGTCCTCCGATTTCGGCGCCGCCAGCGGCGCGCTTCCCGAAGGGAGTGTCCGATGA
- a CDS encoding NifU family protein — protein MTAVAERPAPTAVPPEDRPIEDLAAALDAATAGLTELDDDARRTAEGLRHALDDLHRAALVHVIRTLRADERGKELLFALVDEPAVRMVLLAHQLIKPDPTTLARRALEQVRPQLQSHGGDVSLDRVEEGVVYVRLSGACNGCSMSAVTMRNGVEEVLRQVLPGCAVEVLPNEPGPALIPLGEVGLRPGAADPNWRRTGPLDEFPSGRLVRVVLPGQPGEEVPVVVINVDGQLAAYRDSCAHLGLSLADSEVDPATGEITCPWHGHRFDGLSGESRTLPGAQLDPLPLRVEDGHVWVRTRS, from the coding sequence GTGACCGCCGTTGCCGAACGGCCGGCTCCGACCGCGGTGCCGCCCGAGGACCGCCCGATCGAGGACCTCGCTGCCGCGCTCGACGCGGCGACCGCGGGGCTGACCGAGCTGGACGACGACGCCCGGCGGACGGCCGAGGGCCTGCGGCACGCGCTGGACGACCTGCACCGCGCCGCCCTCGTCCACGTCATCCGGACCTTGCGTGCCGACGAGCGCGGCAAGGAACTGCTGTTCGCGCTCGTCGACGAACCGGCGGTGCGGATGGTGCTCCTCGCGCACCAGCTCATCAAGCCCGACCCCACCACGCTGGCGCGGAGGGCACTGGAGCAGGTGCGCCCGCAGCTGCAGTCCCACGGCGGCGACGTGAGTCTCGACCGCGTCGAGGAGGGCGTGGTCTACGTCCGCCTGTCCGGCGCGTGCAACGGCTGCTCGATGTCGGCCGTGACGATGCGCAACGGTGTCGAGGAGGTGCTCCGGCAGGTGCTGCCGGGGTGCGCGGTCGAGGTGCTGCCGAACGAGCCGGGGCCCGCGCTGATCCCGCTCGGGGAGGTGGGGCTGCGGCCGGGCGCGGCCGACCCGAACTGGCGCCGCACCGGCCCGCTCGACGAGTTCCCGTCCGGCCGCCTGGTCCGGGTCGTGCTGCCGGGGCAGCCGGGGGAGGAGGTGCCGGTCGTCGTGATCAACGTCGACGGGCAGCTCGCGGCCTACCGCGACTCCTGCGCGCACCTCGGGCTGAGCCTGGCCGATTCCGAGGTCGACCCCGCGACCGGCGAGATCACGTGTCCGTGGCACGGCCACCGGTTCGACGGACTCTCCGGGGAGAGCCGCACTCTCCCTGGGGCACAGCTCGATCCGCTGCCGTTACGGGTCGAGGACGGTCACGTCTGGGTTCGGACACGATCCTGA
- the hypE gene encoding hydrogenase expression/formation protein HypE, with product MSPDPATQVDAEGRMLLRIEEFRKRRPRFTDSVVTMAHGAGGKSSAALIDHVFVEAFRNPELENLGDGAVLELPSGERLAFSTDSFVVQPLFFPGGSIGHLAVHGTVNDLAVSGAVPQWLSAAFVLEEGFPVEDLKRIVADMREAAANAGVHVVTGDTKVVPRGTADGLYISTAGVGVVPAGVSLAADRVRAGDRVVVSGPLGAHGMAVMLARGNLDIEADISSDTMALHEQVAALLVAAPSTRWMRDATRGGLATVCNELAGQTGLGVVLDEGLLPVAPAVLGACDMLGIDPVHVANEGVFTAIVAPEEAEAAVVALRETAGGGSAAVVGEIVENPGGMVAMRTPFGGTRIVDMLVGDPLPRIC from the coding sequence ATGTCCCCGGATCCAGCGACCCAGGTCGACGCCGAGGGGCGGATGCTCCTGCGCATCGAGGAGTTCCGTAAGCGCCGCCCGCGGTTCACCGACTCCGTCGTGACGATGGCGCACGGGGCCGGCGGCAAGTCCTCGGCGGCCCTGATCGACCACGTCTTCGTCGAGGCGTTCCGCAACCCCGAGCTGGAGAACCTGGGGGACGGGGCGGTCCTGGAACTGCCGTCGGGGGAACGGCTCGCCTTCTCGACCGACTCCTTCGTCGTGCAGCCGCTGTTCTTCCCGGGCGGCTCGATCGGGCACCTCGCCGTGCACGGGACGGTCAACGACCTCGCCGTCTCCGGGGCCGTGCCGCAGTGGCTCTCCGCCGCCTTCGTGCTGGAGGAGGGCTTCCCGGTCGAGGACCTCAAGCGGATCGTCGCCGACATGCGCGAGGCGGCCGCGAACGCCGGCGTCCACGTCGTCACCGGCGACACCAAGGTCGTGCCCCGCGGCACGGCCGACGGGCTGTACATCTCCACGGCGGGTGTCGGCGTCGTCCCGGCGGGCGTCTCGCTCGCGGCCGACCGGGTCCGGGCCGGCGACCGCGTCGTCGTGTCCGGTCCGCTCGGCGCCCACGGCATGGCGGTGATGCTCGCCCGCGGCAACCTGGACATCGAGGCCGACATCAGCTCGGACACCATGGCGCTGCACGAGCAGGTGGCCGCCCTGCTGGTGGCCGCCCCGTCGACCCGCTGGATGCGCGACGCCACCCGTGGGGGCCTGGCCACGGTCTGCAACGAGCTCGCCGGTCAGACCGGGCTCGGGGTCGTGCTCGACGAGGGTCTGCTGCCGGTGGCGCCGGCCGTGCTCGGCGCCTGCGACATGCTCGGCATCGACCCGGTCCACGTCGCGAACGAGGGCGTGTTCACCGCGATCGTCGCGCCCGAGGAGGCCGAGGCGGCGGTCGTCGCGCTGCGCGAGACCGCCGGCGGCGGATCCGCGGCGGTGGTCGGCGAGATCGTCGAGAACCCCGGCGGCATGGTCGCCATGCGGACCCCGTTCGGCGGCACCCGGATCGTCGACATGCTCGTCGGCGACCCGCTGCCCCGCATCTGCTGA
- a CDS encoding nickel-dependent hydrogenase large subunit, producing MTSVDLFVSPLGRVEGDLDVRVTITDGVVTSAWTEAAMFRGFEMILKGKDPQAGLIVTPRICGICGGSHLYKSCYALDTAWKTYVPPNATLVRNIAQACETLQSIPRYFYALFAVDLTNKNYAKSKLYDEAVRRFAPYVGTSYQSGVVLSNKPVEVYAIFGGQWPHSSFMVPGGVMSAPGLADVTRATAILNHWKDNWLEKQWLGCSIDRWMQIRTWDDMMAWVEENEAQYNSDCGFFIRYALDVGLHKYGAGVGNYLATGTYFEPSLYENPTVEGRNAALINRSGVYANGQFSEFDQARVSEDVTHSFYEGNRPLHPWEGETRPIDPEVGRKQGKYSWAKSPRYEVPDMGRVPLEVGPLARRVAAAAPGAAAHQDDDPLFLDMIQKLGPSVFVRQMARMHEGPKYFTWVMDWLARLELKESFYAKPVEPLSGKGFGSTEAARGALSDWIVLEDGKIENYQVVTPTAWNIGPRDSLEVRGPIEEALVGSPIVDQEDPVELGHVARSFDSCLVCTVHAYDGKTGRELSKFVVNGMV from the coding sequence ATGACTTCAGTCGACCTCTTCGTCTCTCCACTGGGTCGCGTCGAAGGCGACCTCGACGTCCGGGTGACCATTACCGACGGCGTCGTAACGTCCGCCTGGACGGAGGCCGCGATGTTCCGCGGCTTCGAGATGATCCTCAAGGGCAAGGACCCGCAGGCGGGTCTGATCGTCACGCCCCGCATCTGCGGGATCTGCGGCGGCAGCCACCTGTACAAGTCCTGCTACGCGCTCGACACCGCGTGGAAGACCTACGTTCCGCCGAACGCGACGCTGGTCCGCAACATCGCCCAGGCCTGCGAGACGCTTCAGTCGATCCCGCGCTACTTCTACGCGCTGTTCGCGGTCGACCTGACCAACAAGAACTACGCCAAGTCGAAGCTCTACGACGAGGCCGTGCGCCGCTTCGCCCCGTACGTCGGCACCTCGTACCAGTCCGGTGTCGTGCTCTCCAACAAGCCCGTCGAGGTCTACGCGATCTTCGGCGGTCAGTGGCCGCACTCGTCGTTCATGGTACCCGGCGGCGTCATGAGCGCCCCCGGCCTCGCCGACGTCACCCGAGCCACGGCGATCCTCAACCACTGGAAGGACAACTGGCTCGAGAAGCAGTGGCTGGGATGCTCCATCGACCGCTGGATGCAGATCCGCACCTGGGACGACATGATGGCCTGGGTCGAGGAGAACGAGGCCCAGTACAACAGCGACTGCGGGTTCTTCATCCGTTACGCCCTCGACGTCGGTCTGCACAAGTACGGCGCCGGTGTCGGCAACTACCTGGCCACCGGTACGTACTTCGAACCGAGCCTGTACGAGAATCCAACGGTGGAAGGTCGGAACGCGGCGCTGATCAACCGGTCCGGCGTGTACGCGAACGGCCAGTTCAGCGAGTTCGACCAGGCGCGCGTCTCCGAGGACGTCACGCACTCGTTCTACGAGGGCAACCGCCCGCTGCACCCGTGGGAGGGCGAGACCCGGCCCATCGACCCCGAGGTCGGCCGCAAGCAGGGCAAGTACAGCTGGGCGAAGTCCCCGCGCTACGAGGTTCCGGACATGGGACGCGTGCCGCTGGAGGTCGGTCCGCTCGCCCGTCGCGTCGCGGCGGCCGCTCCCGGTGCGGCTGCGCACCAGGACGACGACCCGCTGTTCCTCGACATGATCCAGAAGCTCGGCCCGTCGGTGTTCGTGCGTCAGATGGCGCGCATGCACGAGGGGCCGAAGTACTTCACGTGGGTCATGGACTGGCTCGCGCGCCTCGAGCTCAAGGAGTCGTTCTACGCCAAGCCGGTGGAACCGCTGTCCGGCAAGGGCTTCGGCTCCACCGAGGCCGCCCGCGGGGCGCTGTCCGACTGGATCGTCCTCGAGGACGGCAAGATCGAGAACTACCAGGTGGTCACCCCGACTGCGTGGAACATCGGCCCGCGCGACTCGCTCGAGGTGCGCGGCCCGATCGAGGAGGCGCTCGTCGGCTCCCCGATCGTCGACCAGGAGGACCCCGTGGAGCTCGGCCACGTCGCCCGTAGTTTCGACTCCTGTCTGGTCTGCACCGTCCACGCCTACGACGGCAAGACCGGCCGCGAGCTGAGCAAGTTCGTGGTCAACGGAATGGTCTGA
- a CDS encoding NHL repeat-containing protein, which produces MRVQIIPDGGQASPVWAGRAPSGPAASSLGWRPYVELGASSPGALRLPDARATATGMYGPRGVCLHDGGVIVADTGNHRVLIFRSVPDSPEAPADVILGQPDATSEAPNAGGRPEIGMRMPTGVLVTTDGRLVVADAWNHRLLVWDGVPDSPRPADLILGQASPDAIDENRGGEPDATTFYWPFGIAEIAGRFFVTDTGNRRVLIWRAGLPASAQVPADVVLGQPDAVSRDENRGTGTGPDTFRWPHAVARFGDGIFVADAGNHRLLGWRAIPEQDRPADVVVGQPDMVTADDFPYRPQSATSMRFPYAVTNVGAGIAVADTANNRVLLWESPPTGPDAGADGVLGQVTFSGNGENRWEAVTSDTLCWPYGIACDGSRLAIADSGNNRVVIWAQP; this is translated from the coding sequence ATGCGTGTTCAGATCATTCCGGACGGTGGCCAGGCGTCGCCGGTCTGGGCCGGCCGGGCACCGTCCGGACCGGCGGCGTCCTCCTTGGGTTGGCGGCCGTACGTGGAGCTCGGGGCGTCGTCCCCGGGCGCCCTGCGCCTGCCCGACGCGCGTGCGACGGCGACCGGCATGTACGGGCCTCGTGGGGTCTGTCTGCACGACGGTGGTGTGATCGTCGCCGACACCGGCAACCACCGCGTCCTGATCTTCCGTTCGGTCCCGGACTCGCCGGAGGCCCCGGCCGACGTGATCCTCGGCCAGCCCGACGCGACCTCGGAGGCGCCTAACGCCGGCGGCCGTCCCGAGATCGGCATGCGCATGCCCACCGGCGTGCTGGTGACCACCGACGGCCGTCTCGTCGTCGCCGACGCCTGGAACCACCGCCTGCTGGTGTGGGACGGCGTTCCCGACTCGCCGCGGCCCGCCGACCTGATCCTGGGCCAGGCGAGCCCGGACGCGATCGACGAGAACCGCGGCGGCGAGCCCGACGCGACCACGTTCTACTGGCCGTTCGGCATCGCGGAGATCGCCGGGCGGTTCTTCGTCACGGACACCGGCAACCGGCGGGTCCTGATCTGGCGCGCCGGGCTGCCGGCCTCCGCGCAGGTCCCGGCGGACGTGGTGCTGGGCCAGCCCGACGCGGTCTCCCGCGACGAGAACCGCGGCACCGGAACCGGGCCGGACACCTTCCGGTGGCCCCACGCGGTGGCGAGGTTCGGCGACGGCATCTTCGTGGCCGACGCCGGAAACCACCGGCTGCTCGGGTGGCGTGCGATCCCGGAGCAGGATCGACCCGCCGACGTCGTCGTCGGGCAGCCCGACATGGTCACCGCGGACGACTTTCCCTACCGGCCGCAGTCGGCCACCTCGATGCGGTTCCCGTACGCGGTGACGAACGTCGGCGCGGGGATCGCGGTCGCGGACACGGCCAACAACCGGGTGCTGCTCTGGGAGTCCCCGCCGACCGGTCCGGACGCCGGTGCCGACGGTGTCCTCGGGCAGGTGACCTTCAGCGGCAACGGGGAGAACCGCTGGGAGGCGGTCACCTCCGACACGCTCTGCTGGCCGTACGGCATCGCGTGCGACGGGAGCCGGCTCGCGATCGCCGACTCGGGCAACAACCGCGTCGTGATCTGGGCGCAACCGTGA
- the hypF gene encoding carbamoyltransferase HypF — protein MNRSPAVLATPLDPTSVTRRQIVVRGVVQGVGFRPFVARLAAELGVVGFCGNDVTSVFVEAEGPESVLDRFVERLHRDAPPAAVVVAVETWTVPTRGEAAFTIVPSRHSEGRRTLVPPDTAVCADCLRELFDPADRRYRHPFISCTNCGPRFTIITDLPYDRPVTTMTGFPLCPRCRAEYDDPADRRFHAQPVACHDCGPRIRLEFDQTAVTGDDRVLGAAHARLAAGEVLAVKGIGGYHLACRADVEDVVQRLRDRKHRPDKPFALMVRDLEVARRLVEVGSAAERALTSTAAPIVLLRRRPGSGIVDAVAPRLDELGLMLPYTPLHHLLFASVPGSDVPPPDVLVMTSANLSGEPLCWQDDDARTRMAGIADAFLINDRPIAVPCEDSIVRIEDGVRPDVEVVLRRSRGMAPLPTEIPATDTVVLAVGAELKNTITIAAGPNAYTSAHLGDMSTLEAREAFLRSVDHLIALHGVPPQAVAADLHPGFLTSRWAAERAEAENLPLLPVQHHHAHLASLLAEHGRVGRPVIGAVFDGTGLGCDRHVWGGEILAIGEDVTTAERVGHLEEFPLPGGDVAVRQPFRVALALLHHAGLAGRDWTPAGVPEAAVAAVRSQLRSGIACVPTSSVGRLFDGVASLLGVRHAITYEAQAAIELEAAAATASAAHPLSAPVVDGRILVGPLVAAVVAARDAGVPVPNIALGFHEALTAATVELLTATADRTGVRTVGISGGVFANRILARDLARALARRDLDVLTHSRIPGNDGGLALGQAVVARAMLRKGRRD, from the coding sequence GTGAACCGCTCGCCTGCCGTCCTCGCGACGCCCCTCGACCCCACGAGCGTGACACGGCGTCAGATCGTGGTGCGCGGCGTCGTCCAGGGCGTGGGGTTCCGCCCGTTCGTCGCTCGTCTCGCCGCGGAGCTGGGTGTGGTCGGCTTCTGCGGCAATGACGTGACCAGCGTCTTCGTCGAGGCCGAGGGGCCCGAGTCCGTCCTCGATCGTTTCGTCGAGCGACTGCACCGCGACGCGCCTCCGGCCGCCGTGGTCGTCGCCGTGGAGACCTGGACCGTGCCGACGCGCGGGGAGGCGGCCTTCACGATCGTCCCCAGCCGGCACAGCGAGGGCCGCCGGACGCTGGTGCCGCCGGACACGGCGGTGTGCGCCGACTGCCTACGTGAACTGTTCGACCCCGCCGACCGGCGTTACCGGCACCCGTTCATCAGCTGCACGAACTGCGGCCCCCGGTTCACGATCATCACCGACCTGCCGTACGACCGCCCGGTCACGACGATGACCGGCTTCCCGCTCTGCCCGCGGTGCCGAGCCGAGTACGACGACCCGGCCGACCGCCGGTTCCACGCCCAGCCGGTCGCCTGTCACGACTGCGGGCCCCGCATCCGTCTGGAGTTCGACCAGACGGCGGTCACCGGTGACGACCGGGTGCTCGGGGCCGCACACGCCCGGCTGGCCGCCGGCGAGGTGCTCGCCGTCAAGGGCATCGGCGGCTACCACCTCGCCTGCCGCGCCGACGTCGAGGACGTGGTCCAGCGGCTCCGCGACCGCAAGCACCGCCCGGACAAGCCGTTCGCGCTGATGGTCCGCGACCTGGAGGTCGCCCGCAGACTGGTGGAGGTCGGCAGCGCAGCCGAGCGCGCGCTGACCTCCACCGCCGCGCCGATCGTGCTGCTGCGCCGGCGGCCCGGGAGCGGGATCGTCGACGCGGTCGCGCCCCGCCTCGACGAACTCGGCCTGATGCTGCCCTACACGCCGCTGCACCACCTGCTGTTCGCGTCGGTGCCCGGCTCCGACGTGCCGCCGCCCGACGTCCTCGTGATGACGTCGGCGAACCTGTCCGGCGAGCCCCTGTGCTGGCAGGACGACGACGCGCGGACCCGCATGGCCGGCATCGCCGACGCATTCCTCATCAACGACCGCCCGATCGCCGTGCCGTGCGAGGACTCCATCGTCCGCATCGAGGACGGGGTGCGGCCGGACGTCGAGGTCGTGCTCCGCCGTTCGCGGGGGATGGCCCCGTTGCCGACCGAGATCCCCGCGACGGACACCGTGGTGCTCGCGGTCGGTGCGGAACTGAAGAACACGATCACGATCGCCGCCGGGCCGAACGCCTACACCTCCGCGCACCTCGGTGACATGTCGACGCTGGAGGCGCGCGAGGCGTTCCTCCGCTCGGTCGACCACCTGATCGCGCTGCACGGCGTGCCGCCGCAGGCCGTCGCCGCCGACCTGCACCCCGGCTTCCTCACCAGTCGCTGGGCGGCGGAGCGGGCCGAGGCCGAGAACCTGCCGCTGCTGCCGGTTCAGCACCACCACGCGCACCTCGCGTCCCTGCTCGCCGAGCACGGCCGGGTCGGCCGCCCGGTGATCGGGGCGGTCTTCGACGGCACCGGCCTCGGCTGCGACCGCCACGTGTGGGGCGGGGAGATCCTCGCGATCGGCGAGGACGTCACGACCGCCGAGCGCGTCGGCCACCTGGAGGAGTTCCCGTTGCCCGGTGGCGACGTGGCGGTCCGCCAGCCGTTCCGTGTCGCGCTCGCCCTTCTCCACCACGCCGGTCTGGCCGGCCGGGACTGGACGCCGGCCGGGGTGCCCGAGGCCGCCGTGGCGGCGGTGCGCAGCCAGCTCCGCTCCGGCATCGCGTGCGTGCCGACCAGCAGCGTGGGCCGGCTGTTCGACGGTGTCGCCTCCCTGCTGGGCGTCCGGCACGCGATCACGTACGAGGCGCAGGCGGCGATCGAACTCGAGGCCGCGGCCGCGACGGCGAGCGCCGCCCATCCGCTGTCGGCGCCGGTCGTCGACGGCCGAATCCTGGTCGGCCCCCTCGTGGCGGCGGTCGTGGCGGCCCGCGACGCCGGTGTGCCGGTGCCGAACATCGCGCTCGGCTTCCACGAGGCGCTCACCGCTGCGACGGTCGAGCTGCTGACGGCGACGGCCGACCGGACCGGAGTGCGCACCGTCGGGATCTCGGGTGGAGTGTTCGCCAACCGCATCCTGGCGCGTGACCTCGCGCGGGCGCTGGCCCGCCGCGACCTGGATGTGCTGACGCACAGTCGGATTCCCGGTAACGACGGTGGACTGGCCCTAGGCCAGGCCGTCGTCGCCCGAGCAATGCTGCGCAAGGGAAGGAGGGACTGA
- a CDS encoding SIS domain-containing protein has translation MTAVNETGFLYPFLDASEDNPEKLLADLAASARAKIDESSALQRRTVAEHAERIGAAAQAMVARFRAGGRLYTFGNGGSSTDATTVASLFARAPRGQSLPAWCLSDDQAILTALSNDVGFDLVFARQLVACGRSTDIALALSTSGCSEDLVVAMGEARRRGMLTISFSGYDGGRLGVSDDVDFSFTVASQSVHRIQEAQAHLAWHLWSTVQETLSSPAHVNGGA, from the coding sequence ATGACCGCGGTGAACGAGACCGGCTTCCTCTACCCGTTCCTCGACGCCAGCGAGGACAACCCCGAGAAGCTGCTGGCCGACCTGGCGGCGTCGGCCCGCGCGAAGATCGACGAGAGCTCTGCGCTGCAGCGGCGGACCGTGGCCGAGCACGCCGAGAGGATCGGCGCGGCGGCGCAGGCCATGGTGGCCCGGTTCCGGGCCGGCGGCCGCCTCTACACGTTCGGCAACGGCGGCTCCTCGACCGATGCGACCACCGTGGCGTCGCTGTTCGCGCGGGCACCGCGCGGCCAGTCGCTGCCCGCCTGGTGCCTGTCCGACGACCAGGCGATCCTCACCGCGCTCAGCAACGACGTCGGTTTCGACCTCGTGTTCGCCCGGCAGCTCGTCGCCTGCGGCCGCTCGACCGACATCGCGCTCGCGCTGTCCACGTCCGGCTGCTCGGAGGACCTCGTCGTCGCGATGGGCGAGGCCCGGCGGCGCGGGATGCTCACGATCTCGTTCTCCGGCTACGACGGTGGCCGCCTCGGCGTCAGCGACGACGTGGACTTCAGCTTCACCGTCGCGTCGCAGAGCGTGCACCGGATCCAGGAAGCACAGGCGCACCTCGCCTGGCACCTGTGGTCGACCGTCCAGGAAACCCTGTCGTCACCGGCCCACGTCAACGGAGGTGCGTGA
- a CDS encoding hydrogenase maturation protease, protein MSAPAPHELLDDGFAPPPCEVVIIGCGNLLRADDSVGPRVIRLLWSSELPEQVRLVDGGTAGMDVAFQMRGARRVVIVDASNTGAAPGTVYRVPGAELAHLPSLPDVHTHAFRWDNALALGRWLLGPEFPEDITVFLVEAANVAPGEHLTPAVEQAMHAVAETLREEFVRPYERTVATVELTGNAYLRMDAQLARRYFPSGVCTGLREGSDVLLVPLHAEANGGLVLKERNPAGDRAVLLREVLGNDAPVGVFPVEWDAARGLLRIDLSPEVMPARP, encoded by the coding sequence ATGTCAGCGCCGGCTCCGCACGAGCTGCTCGACGACGGCTTCGCACCCCCTCCGTGCGAGGTTGTGATCATCGGCTGCGGCAACCTGCTGCGCGCCGACGACTCCGTCGGGCCCCGTGTGATCCGGCTGCTGTGGTCGTCCGAGTTACCGGAACAGGTGCGTCTGGTGGACGGCGGGACGGCGGGAATGGACGTCGCCTTCCAGATGCGCGGGGCACGACGAGTGGTGATCGTCGACGCCTCGAACACCGGCGCCGCGCCGGGCACGGTGTACCGCGTGCCCGGCGCGGAGCTCGCCCACCTGCCCTCGCTGCCCGACGTCCACACTCACGCGTTCCGCTGGGACAACGCGCTCGCACTGGGCCGGTGGCTTCTCGGCCCGGAGTTCCCGGAGGACATCACCGTCTTCCTCGTCGAGGCCGCGAACGTCGCGCCGGGGGAGCACCTCACCCCGGCCGTCGAGCAGGCCATGCACGCCGTCGCCGAGACCCTCCGCGAGGAGTTCGTGCGCCCGTACGAGCGGACGGTCGCCACGGTCGAGCTGACGGGCAACGCGTACCTGCGCATGGACGCGCAGCTCGCACGTCGCTACTTCCCCTCCGGTGTGTGCACCGGGTTGCGTGAGGGGTCGGACGTGCTGCTCGTGCCCTTGCACGCCGAGGCGAACGGTGGTCTCGTACTCAAGGAACGCAACCCGGCCGGTGATCGCGCCGTGTTGCTCCGGGAGGTCCTCGGGAACGACGCGCCAGTCGGCGTCTTCCCGGTCGAATGGGATGCCGCCCGGGGACTGCTGCGGATCGACCTGTCTCCGGAGGTGATGCCGGCGAGACCCTGA